The DNA window ggtcatattctgtgagacggatctttatttgggtcatctatgaaaaagtatgactttttatgctaagagtattactttttattgtgaatatgggtcgggttgacccgtctcacatgagGCCTACTCTTTTTCTAGAGTCTTAAAAAGTCcagtggtattcaacattgacttttaaaaactctataaaagtctataggtattcaaattttcaatagacttttaaaaattcatggaattcattaacatacaaacattaaagcaTAAGGTACAACtattttcatctttcttttttaaacttttttcattttttggctgattgttcatttaataattttttattttagtatcataacaaattttgaattctagaattgattttgtgattttaatttattatttatataaattaatgtaatgttcaataataataaaagatgatccaaaaaaatgttgtttaattattaataattgaaTAACCTTGCAACTATcgtgatttattaaattttttttagcattttcaattgatatgtaagctatgatatttttatacaattaTATCAACACAAtgctaaataatattattttcacatgtatattataaattcaaaaacAAGGTACAgattaatcaattgatgtattttaaaaaatttacaaacattaatacaaacccacatatatacacatgtatggattaaataatttaatttttaaataagtaaatttatttattaatataaatattgaaaaaatattttaaactgaatatgttatatatgtcaattaattattggttcaaaaaagttaataaaaaaataatatgttataattaagtacaaaatttataaaattttataaaataatttttccacaaaagtctataaaaatcttgcaaaaaagtctacatgaatccacataaatctgtttataaatctgtgagattctgtaaaagtcaataaaaatctatcaaatccataaaagtctatcatttaaaaaagtaATTAAAAGTtatcaaaactctgaattgaatacaccccacttAGTTTCATTTTTCATTAGTTAGTTAGTATAGTTAGTCAGGAGGTTAATTCATTAACCCACATAACTGTATTTATCATGTATATAAATCCTCAATGTACAGATCAGAGTGAATTATTGAGGAGAAAGAAACTTTTCACATACTTCATTATTTCGTGTTTCTTAGTTCTAACATGGCATCAGATCGATGAAGAATTGTGTGTTCTCTCGAGTCTGATCGCACAGATCAATTCTCGATCGTTGTTCGATTTCCAATCCCCTAAGATACAATACTCAGATCGACGATGGATAATGGCCGAAAGAATGAGTGAAAAAGTTTGTGAAATGGCCGAAAGAATGAGTGAACAAAAGAGTAAGGTGGCtatagaaagaaaaaaagatgaaaaagaaaaagaagccaagaaaaaacaaaagaaaaataaatcgaTGGCCCAAAAATGAGTTTGATATATACTTGTTTTTTGTATAAACCTCTtcaagtacctttgtacaaagataTTTATTCTCATTATGATGATATAGTCTGGTCAATCCGAACATTGTTAGTTCTTCTTTGAAAGATTTTGGAGACGTCATGATGAGGAGGCAAGCAAGTGTTGATGTTGGGAGAATGCCATGTGTTGTTGACCCATATGAATTCAGAAGCAATCGAGATGAGGTAATGTTAATTGCCAACAAAACGACCATGATGCATGACTTGCTTCCTTATCATAATTCTGTGTTGTTCTGTTTTCAAGAGTTTAGAGACATAGTTACCAATGTGATAGTTAAGGGACATGATTTAAGTTTTACTATCGTGTCTAATCTTTACGGATGTGAGGCCCGTTAGAAGTTGTATGCGGTAAGCTTGATTGTTGGTAATCTTGATTTGTCACGAGTTTTAAAATGGATAAGACTTAGTTGTAGCAATGAAGTATATTCATTAGCTTTGAATTCTTGTGACGTGATAAAATATTGCATGGATGGTACGAGTGGCATGTCCAAGTTTCATGATTATTATTTGTTTTGTGAAGCGCCCCAACAGAGGAAAATCCTCGCCCCAGCACGCAGGCACGCCCTAACGGAGCAAAATCACCGCCCCAACGCGTCAGGCATGTCACAACAAATGAAAATCATCGCCCTAGCATGCCGCAGTGCATCATTAAACATGGAAACCCTAGATTATGAtttttgttgtatttttcataaaaacaCATTGTAAAAACATAATTGAGAATAATTTAAGATTATTGAATGAATTATTGAAAATTTTCTCTATTTTCAAATCTTGGCTTTGTATATATCTTTGTGTGTTCTCAAATCAAAGTTTCATAACTTCATGGCTTTTGTCAATTGTTTATCATTCAGATtatcaaagacgagttctttaaattattgaatgaattattgagaattttctctcttttcaAAGCTTTTGTATACATCTTTGTGTATtcctcaaatcaaacttatcaaagtttcatAACTTTATGGCTTTTGTCAATTGTTCTTCATTCGATTGTCAGACGAGATCTTTGAATAAAGGCTTGAGATCGATTGTTATCCTTGTGTTATTTATTAACGACTCACGTAATTCAGGGGTGAATATACGTTATTTGTTTCAAAGATTAAATATCATGGGTTAAAGAAATCATGTTGTTCATAAAATCGAGGGTGTGACTGGGTCTAGTTCGTGTTTGCCCTTCTTGGTTAACCGATTTCGCATCAATGGTGCCCAACAACAACAACAGTATCCCCTCAGTATGAAATACTGATATTAGGATTATGGTATGAAATAGTTCAACACTAACAACAATATAcctaaatcatgcataaacatatatAACATGAATTATGCAATGCATGAAAACATGGCTTAATAACACATCAGAAATAGGATCCAATAAACGGTACGATAACAACATGAGTAATGCACGAGCAACAACACACAAGAGAGCTACATCGTCATGCTGCTAAACTATCCTATCAAGTATGCGAGATATGCCTTGTTGTGTCTAATAAACACCCACGACTTGACTTCCATACAGCTGATAACGATACAACAGGAAGGAATAATGACGAACAATGTATGATGTCAATATTCCAAATGTGTATTATAAAAAAatgcataaataaatagacaaTCATAATTTCGGTATCAGGGATAACTCAGCTCGAAAGCCTCCgattgattttgaaataacCACATATACTATGACTACAATATAACAAGAAGAACGAGTAAGAAGAATAATAATGGCTCTACATGAATACCATTATATCATATCCTATATTAAATGTCATACAATATATCAAATAATTGAATACGAAATAATCAATGCATTTAACAACTCATATAACTCTACATAATCACATTAACAACTATAACAATATTTGGGCCTGAGTTTAACTTTTAAAAAGAGGCATCTGAATCATAATGcgtgttcatattttttttagttcCATAGCAATTTTTCGAATTAAACCAATACGTTaaagacaatataaaaaactaaatgaataaaaatatcaaacataTCCAAAATGATCACTAAAAAACAACCCGCCTAACGGTTTTAGAGCTAAAAATACTAATCAAGTCTGTACAATCAAGTTGTTCAGTAATTTCTTTCTCAATCGATAACATAGACAAtccattcaatctttcttgtgacatggttgatcggagaaaagttttgatgagcTTTAACTTTGAGAAATTTCGCtctgcacttgctactgtggCCGGGACAGTCAACAAGATTTTATAAGCAATATGAGCATTTGGGAAACACCCATCCATTTTCTTCAAGTAATTCACTACATCAATGGCCGATTTTGCTTCTCTTGGTAATGAGCACCTCAAGAATGTCAACTCCGAAAATAGATCATCCCTATTAATATCAGAACAACTCTTATGAGTCAAAGAATTTTCAAGATTCTTGCAAGACTTCAACAAGGTTTCATCGTCTGTACATTGTAACCTCTCTAGATTGAACAAAAAACCAAATGTttcttcatatttttgaaactgttcaaatcgagctttcataGAAGAACGAGCTTGATCGATTATAAAGAGAAAGTAGTTAATTCAAAAAGATTCAGCAGCTGACTGTATCATTTTTTCACTGTTACTTTCACCAAATTGTTTCTTTCTTCGAATAACACGTTTATCTCGAAATACAGCTTCAATGCCCATCTCATAtgccatttctttagcttcaacCATGGCCTTATCGTAACCATCTTCTCTAAATTCTTCAAGAAATAAAACAATTCCTTGTAAAAATTTGATAGCAACATCAATATCCATATTTTCAGATTGAAGAAATTTGCTCACAGGGTTGATAGCATGCAACAACTTGTACCAAATTACCACACCAAGCAAGAATTCAAATTTCTCAAGTTCATATAACGCTAAGGACTCAGCTTCACTCTTCGTTTTGGGATCTTCACTATCATTTGCCAAGTCATACAAAGCATCTTTTATTTGTGCAATTTGCTCCTTTATAGGTTTAATACTCTCAACATGACTTTCCCATCGTGTTTGTGACAATGGCTTAACTGTCAAACCCTTCGTGTGATCTTTGAAAATCTTCCACCGCTTGGAAGAAGAGGAGAACAATGTATAGATCCGTTGTATTACTCCAAAAAATGACATAGCCTTAGGACAACAATTTGCCATATCACACAAAGCTAAATTGAGACTATGACAACCACAGGAGTATAAAAAGCTCTGGGATTCATTTCAAGTAACCTTTTTTGTACACCTTTATGCCTACCTTTCATATTAGATCCATTATCATATCCTTGACCTCTAATATCATCAATATCAAGCTCAAGATTGACTAAagcatttttaagatgcataaaAAGCCCAAGTCCCGAAGTATCATCAACATCTAAAAATTGCACCCAATATTCTTCTACTTTTGTGAAACTTTTTGAATCATTTAAACATCGTATGACAATGGACATTTGCTCTTTGTGACTGATATCAGGAGTACAATCTAATatgattgaaaaatattttgcttGTCTTACCTTTGCAAGTATTGTTTTTCTTACCTCGCTTGCCAACATCTGTATCAactcattttgaattatgcaacCAAGATATGTAGTATAAGTCTCATAGTCTTTAATCCGTCGGAGGTGCTCTTTCATTACTGGATCAAACTCTGCAATCATTTCAATCATT is part of the Primulina eburnea isolate SZY01 chromosome 1, ASM2296580v1, whole genome shotgun sequence genome and encodes:
- the LOC140805427 gene encoding LOW QUALITY PROTEIN: uncharacterized protein (The sequence of the model RefSeq protein was modified relative to this genomic sequence to represent the inferred CDS: inserted 1 base in 1 codon), producing the protein MPPKYMSGSQKRKIKLKIEEIIQSQAIDINKYFVSNQNIVAEVEDTETWSDDPAKWDNIDQKVRNFLVERGPNRAVINVFPKDSANRHFNVSHYKRILPNGEKSDRRWLLYSVSCNKIFCFCYKLFKKQVTKTRYGQLANEGYNDWHNLNRCLANHEASMEHMECMTNWLELERRLTTNKVIDAGVQEQINKKEXHWKQVLQRIITVVQRLAKNNLAFRGSCEKLYVENNGLFLQMIEMIAEFDPVMKEHLRRIKDYETYTTYLGCIIQNELIQMLASEVRKTILAKVRQAKYFSIILDCTPDISHKEQMSIVIRCLNDSKSFTKVEEYWVQFLDVDDTSGLGLFMHLKNALVNLELDIDDIRGQGYDNGSNMKGRHKGVQKRLLEMNPRAFYTPVAMSFFGVIQRIYTLFSSSSKRWKIFKDHTKGLTVKPLSQTRWESHVESIKPIKEQIAQIKDALYDLANDSEDPKTKSEAESLALYELEKFEFLLGVVIWYKLLHAINPVSKFLQSENMDIDVAIKFLQGIVLFLEEFREDGYDKAMVEAKEMAYEMGIEAVFRDKRVIRRKKQFGETRSSMKARFEQFQKYEETFGFLFNLERLQCTDDETLLKSCKNLENSLTHKSCSDINRDDLFSELTFLRCSLPREAKSAIDVVNYLKKMDGCFPNAHIAYKILLTVPATVASAERNFSKLKLIKTFLRSTMSQERLNGLSMLSIEKEITEQLDCTDLISIFSSKTVRRVVF